The DNA window gagcctatcttgtattttctgtttctctccacactctaaatccttctatctaatatttcctgctgctctcactcaagaaaactctggggaactgtggggttgatGGGTAGCTGCCCCGTAAGATGCAAGCTGTTCTAGAGGACACCAAGATTCAGGAAAGACTTTTGGAGACAAAGGACTTCCTAGGGCATCTACCCTCAAATCACAATGCCTTCTTATTCCCTTTCTAGTATCTGAAGTTAACCCTTGAACCACCAAAGGAGAAACAGACATCCTACTCACAGAAATATTGCCATGAGCCATCAGGATGGGGTTGACAGGAAGAGGAACCTATGAAGAAGTTATTAAGTCAAatcattaaaaatagtttttgatGAAGCTTGTTGCAGATGGGACATTAGTGGTATTTTAAAACTTTGTAAAAGATCTTAAAaccagaaagggggaaaaaaaaaatcttgcagttctgaatggatggatgaatgagttTAGGCAGTATATTTCATCTAAAAATCTGAAGCTGATATCCTGTTTTGCTAACTCATGTAGGAACACACATTTATACTAATCACCTTGATCGCTTATTTcctatccttttcttcttttatatagAAGCCTCTTGGCTCCCACAGTTCCTCTACTTTTAATACTTGAATGACATAACATTTACTGCTTTTACCACATATCCTTATCTAAGTTAAGTTTCAGAATTCTTTTTGTAAAGATTCCCCAGTGCATAACTTGATGGACAGCTCACCTCTTTTCCCGCCGCTCTACAAATGGCTTTGTGTTCTTTCATTTTTGCAGTTTCTTCTCGGTACAGCTCGATGGCCTCCATGATCCTCTCAGCCTACACAGACGACAGCAAAGGAAGAGATCATCCCAGCGCACACCCATGAACCCAAGACATAGAAACAGGAAGGCGTGGCTAATGATAGCCTGAATCAGCTTAATAAAGACATGCCAGTTAGAGTGCAATGCAGCACTTACAGTTgtcagtatttttcttattttcactttttaagaAAGAGACAAAACAGCAGGGACTCAGAGGAGACCACATCGGGACACAGAGCAGCTCCTGGGAACACCAAAGGTGCACTTTCAGGAGGAGATGGGCTTCCCTCACAAAGAGCTACACACTGGTCAGATGCAAGACCAAGGGCAACGGACAAAGGTGATGATCAGCTCCTGGAGTTCATCAACTTCTGTGCCACACAGGCAGGGTTATGCGGCTGACATAGGGTAAATCTTTTACTAAAAAGTCAGAATCCTATTACATGATGATACAGCACTCTGCCAACTTACTGCTTTGACTGTTTCAATCGTTTTCTTCCCAGTGAAGTAACTGTCACCTTGAGTCTCCCCTGGAACCTGCCAGAAATAAGAGATCCTGAATGAACAAGATgggtattattttataaaattaccaGTTACTATCTCCCATTGAGGACAAGCAcaatattaaatgttttatttgtatcatCATAAGCATTATCCTGCAAATGTTTATAAAGTATCCAACTTCtcaatcttttttatttaaattttttttgttctgctcAATAAATAATTCCTTATAAAAtttcattcaaaaaagaaaaagtcatgatTAGAATCCTCATACAAGCTGTTCACAGAACTAACTTTGTAACTGAATAAAACATCACACAGATTCTCACATTAGCTGGCAGTGCCTCTGGTATCTAGTCTCAATTCCTATCCATTACAAGTTCTTGAAACTATGGAATTCCAGTATCCCCAAAGATTCACTTACTGCTGGCTGGTCTTCTTTGGCCACACTCTCCTCATACTCGGCTTCCCTTTGCTGCCAAGAGACACACACAAGTTATAAGGAGGGAAAGCAGACTCTGCAGAGCGAATGAAGCAGTAGAAAGGGCTTCTTTCGAAGCACCATGACGCCAACGGCACCCGTGTCAACCGGGCTTCTGGAATGGGCGGCACTGGTCCTGGAAACACCTCTTGTGAGTGTGACTACACTGGATAGGAAACTTCAGCAGGGGCAGTCTGTAAGCCATCGCCACCAGATGTGAAAACAAACTTAAAGGTCTTaccatttccctttcttcctcaagaaTAAGAGGCTCTCTCGTTCTCTCCCAGAGTCTCAGCGATTTGTCATGAGATGCTGATACAACGTAGTCTCCACTGGGGCTGACAGCCAAACACCATATTTCCTGGTGGTGCCCCTAGGcaatgaaaaaccaaaccaacccaagGAAGTGTAACTTACTTACTCATCATTTACTACCCGCTTACGCAAGGTAAATATTCTTACAGGAAGTTCGTAAAGCACTGATCAGGCACAACAGGCAAGAGTTACCTCCAGCGTTTGGATGTGCTCAAACTTGTCTGCATCCCACTGCTTGATCTTGCGATCCTTCCCAGCGGTGAAGAAGAGGTGAGACTTAGGTACAAACCGTAGGTACATCACACTAAGAGTGGAAAGGTAGGTGTCAGGAACTCCAGGTCAGTAAGCTAGGGCACTCTTAACTAGTTAGGAATGCCTATACTCTAGAACTTTCAATTTATCGCTACCTGAGAACATCAAATAGATCCTTTCAGAAGACGACACCCACCTGTCATCGTGTGCAAAGAGAGACCTGTGGCAGTCCCCAAAGTCCAGGCCCCAGATTTTCACATTTCTATCAGCAGAGCCAGTTGCTATTAGTGCTCCATCCTATGGCAcagaaacaaaatattatttaatgtttGATTAAACTAGACAATTAAAAGCTAACCAGAATaaactcatttctttaaaaatattaaaatagagcAAAAAAGTTTCTTCTTTACCCAAAATACCTGTGCTTGGACCTCTAGAGCTTCTTAAAACTTGGAAAGTAAAAGCATGGACTATGAACTCTTACCCTTTCATATGAGAATGCCACAGCATAGTGCTGTGCTTAATGTCAGGTGATCTATTCAGTTAAGTAAGAAAAAGGGGTGGCTCTAAACTCTGGAATGAGATTTGTGCAGAGAGTaggaaaagtaaagagaaaatgaGGTTGGAAAAGAACCTACTAGGTTTTTGACCTAGCCTTGTATCCCACAACCCCATCACTATTCTCTCATGCCTAGGTTCAAATAGCTGTGTTAATACAAGGATCTCACAGCCATGGGCTCCATTAGTTCCCTTTTGGTGCAAAGTAGATACTTTTCAAATACTTATTCTCACTTGTAATCATCAGGGAAAAATGTCATTCCAAAGACAGAGTATTCATACAAAGCAGAATACTACAATATTCAAATCCTCACCAGTGTTATCCTATAGCAAAGGGGTGCCTCTGTAAAGCCACATATTTTAGGATGTTCTCCCAATTATGGAATTTAAAGCATCAATCTGCCAGAGCCACAACAGGTAGTTTGAAGGACTTCGATAGTATTTATGAAACATTAGTGTGTTTATGCTATGACAATAATACAGACCTGTGACTTTCTGGAGGAAGGTGTAACAAACTCAACAGAACAATGCAAGTGCTGTACAATCAAGTAGCACACCACACATTGAGAAAAGTGTCCGGTTTGAAGTAGACAACCCACAAACTTTACTTACATGGGAGATGTCCATGCATATAACAGGCAGTTTGTGTCCATACAATGAGAGAAAAAactaaatggaaagaaagaatagaaattaTTCATGTTTGTCTATAAAATACAATTTGTTACAAATGGAgccaaatataaatttataatacTAAACACATTTCTGGACTGCATGCTAAGAGTGCCTGTATCCATTATGCAGACCCTACATGTGCTTGCCAAGAACATTAAAGCccagtgaaggaagtcaggctCCCCAAAACCTACACCTCAGAATCTACCTCTGAGACAGTTTTTTCACAGATTATCCTGAGGCCCAACGCAGTCCTGAGACTTGGGTATAGGGCCCAGTAGCCTCTGTATCTAGCAGTACTTTTAAAGCTATTAGCTATGACAGGATAGGGCTTTCTGTCTACATATCTTCTGAACAcatgaactagtgcttgttttaaataaaactgaTGAATTCTGTGACACTATTAGTTTCTCTAGTACACTTAGTGTTCTGATAGACACATTCTTAGAAATATATTATTGCTGGATATCGTCCGAATTTTTTCCCCTtatactgaaaatagattcttttctcacataatatatcctgattagtttcccctcccatccagatccattcCCTGTCTCTAACTAgaaagaataggcttctaagagataataataaaatttaaaaaaatgattaaaacaaaTGCTATCACATTGAATCATCCCAAATTCTTAAGGTCACACAGAAAGACTATTCCCAGCCAAAACCATTGTACCTTTAAAGTATCAACATAGAAAATCTTCACAGTGCAGTCCAGCAAAGACACAGCCAACAGCTTTTGATTGGGAGAGTAACTGACACACAAGACATCCTCATCTAGTTGCAAGGTTCGAGTCTGCTTCACAGAAAGTCTACCCAGACACATCGAGAAAGAAATAATAGATGAGAACTCCACAGACACCCAGTTCCAAACTTGACAGAGACGTGCAAATCAACAGTTCTCCACTTCATTCTGAAGCCCATACACAAATGTCCACTCACCTCTTCTGGGTACTATTTTTATCTGTCACCAACTCAAAGTCCCAGAACTTGACAGCTTTATCAGCACCACCTGTCACAAAGCCACGCTGAAAAGTAAATGACATTTCAGTTAAAAGACTATTTTAGCACAAAAGCTTTGCTAAGTACACATATCAGAATAGTTTAAAACTCTTTTTACTTAACGGCAGATGataagaattaagaaaaatgtaactCACCCACCCCTCCACCCTCTCATTCCTCCTACCCCCACTCTACCAGGGCCGCTGCCAGACCTCATTTGAGAATTCCAGCACAGACTAACACTGACAGACTAGGTAATTTCTGAAGTCCTAGGTAACTTCTTCTTATCATGAATAAGAAAAGCCTTTAAGGAATACTATggagtttcctttatttttatttttttaactttacctAAGAGAGCAGAAGTCAAATGAATTTACTACAAAGCAGTAAGATTAGTTTAACAAACATGTACTGAGTAAATAGTCCATTTCCAGGGTTCACCTCAGAAAGGTATGAACTATTCCTGCAATGTCCCTGCTTCAAGCACCTTCGCAATGGTTTTCCAAGTCAAGAAAAACCAACTGCAGTCTATTCTGCGCCATCTCATAGCACACATAGCCACATGTCTATCATACTAAGTGACAGTGGCTACTCTAAACGCTATTTGCTTTTTCCAAAAATACATACTTTCAGTGGATAAAGGAGCACTATCATTGAGAATACTTAGATAAATGCCAAAGTAtgataagacaaaaacaaaaacataaacacccAACTCAAAATGTCAGAGCAGCAGCTCTATCAGGATCAATGAGTAGTTCTCCCGGTGACAAAGCACTAGGAATGCAAGCACTTCTTACTAAAGGATTTCTCTAGTCATCACTGGACTAAAGAGGGAATGGGAAACTGTACTTCACCCTCTGCACTGTGGTAAGAAAACGTTTCCCTCTGTAAAGTACTACAAACCGCCGTTGAAAAATAGCCATGCTACTGAGAATCAACAGCTGAACTAGACTCAATTTTGCAATGGAAGCTATTCACATTACAAGTGTGTGTGAGAGGACATCTTTGTGAAATCTAAAGATTAGAAACACAGGGGAGCTTTCTTTAATGCACTGGAAGGAACCTTTCTTAGGCAACTAAACTAGACAGTGCAGCCGGAGTGCCGAAGCCCAGAGCTTTAGAGCCCATTGCAGTTACCTGATCTGGAGAAAGAGACATGGACCATAAAGCTCCAGCATGGGCAGCTATCGTCTCCAAGAGATTGCCTGAGGCCAGGTCAAAAAGCTGCAGATTTCCCATCTAGGGAAGTGAACAGGGCTGTAAAGAACACATCTACAAACTTCATGATTCATGCCAGAGTTtagaaaagcaacaacaacaatgtgGGATAACTGCTCAGAAAACGGATCCTGTCTAAATACTGTCTGTATTCCTCATCTGCAGACAGACTGCTACCCACTGGAACATGCAGCTAACATTGGCTGGCATGCTTTCCTATATAGCTATGGAAAGTACAACCTTGTAATTTCTTGACTCTGCTGCTTTTCCTGGTTCCACAACTTCAAAGGAGAAACATCATGGCTAGGGACAAATCTGAGCAATTCAAATGGAAACTTCATTTTAAGGTTTCTCCCACACTTTAAGTGGACCACCCAAGCCTATAGTGATTGTataccaagattttttttccactagTTTTGGTTTCTTCCTTCTACAATACATTGACAGCGAGAACTAGAACTCTACCACATGACTCCTGCCTAGACATCTGCATATGCCATGATGCTGCTCTTTCTAACTTTATGACTGCTACAGAATTCATCTCTAGGAATTTGCTTTTTATAGAATAGAGTTTGCATCACTAGCATCTGAGAGATGTCATGAGGATCACAAGAGCTATGCAGTAACTGTCCTGCACTGTCCAGGCCAGGGACTGCACATTAGCCTTACAGCAGTCCTCAGACAACAACAAACAGCACGTGGACACTTGTTGAAGGATGGATGAAAATGGACAAAACTTTCAATTGGAATGTTATTTCCCCAACAGGACCTGAAACTCTTTCCAACATTTTATACTTCTTGCCAGGCAAGAAACAGCCACTGTGGCATGTTGGTTTCTTAATAAAAAGCATGTATATTTGACATGGGATTACAGGGATAAAGATGACAcatacttgaaaaatattttcaaaacaccCCACAACTGAATACAgtcacagcatttggaagctgagacaggagaatcataaGTTTGaggtagcctgagctacaaagaaaATCTCTGTCTCAAGACAAACACATGCCCCATAAACCTTATTCCATTTTATTCTCACTACTTGCTTTTGCTGTGATCAGTCTGTTTATTGTACATTCCAAAGAAAGGAAGGCTAACAGGACTAAAGCAATTTTTCAAAGGCTGCAAAGTTACTAAGTGGCAGAGTATTCAGATGGGGTTCTGCAAGTGACATCATTACTATATAGCTGAAGCAGCCTTCTCTAAGAGGTTTGAAAGACAATCTGAATCCAAATCCGCATCCGCTCATGGCTGTCCCAAACTGATGACAGTCTAAGAATGAAGACCTGGTCAGCTTGGCTTTCTATTACCATATTCTGTCAAGCctgataatatattttattatttataactaATATACCTTACCATCAATTAAACACAATTACATACGTTTATAAGATGCACATAAGGATAAACATCAAAATGCTAATGGAAGTTAGCTCAGTATTGACTTTAATGTCCTTCTTTGTAATTTGACagatgatttgatttttttaaacaagaaaatgaaattttaaaaacatcagaAAAGGTCCATAAACTATTATCTACCTCTAATATATTCATTACCAACATGCTCTAAAAAATTCAAATTCTCCAGCATCTTTTGAGATGCTGAGTAGAAAAGCCCCAGCTTTACCTTTGTTCCTATGACCACCTGCCTATCACCAGGAACGAAGAAGGAGCAGAGAGCATATTCACAAGGCATCGTACGGATACACTGCAGGGTAGACCTATAGGAAAGAAGGGACAGGGAATTCATGAGAAAGGAATCTTAGAGGTGTTTCAATGCCCTGAGCCACATAGAGAGACTGACAGGACAGAAGACAAGTCTAAGTCTTGGCTCACATTCATTTTagtcaaggaaaaaaatattatggACCAATTTTGATTTCTTTGGAGAAGAAAGCTGCTATAAAGAGATcatgatgggtggtggtggtgcatgcctttaatcccagctctagtgagttggaggccagcctggtctatagctagttccagggcagccaggactatacacaaaaaccctgtctcaaaaaagaaccaaaaaaaaaaaaaaaaaaaagagagagagagagagagagagagagagagagagagagagagagagagagagagagagagagagagaccatacACAAGCAGAGGAAAGCAAAGTGTCAGCTGGTCTCAACAGGGCCCAGTCTCCAAGGCCTAGGAGAGCAGAGTATAGTTTCAGGTTAAAATGGCTTATCTTTACCAACATCTGGAagtcaattttattattatttttatttttattttatgtgtatgtgtatttaacctgcatgtatgtctatgtaccatataCATGTAGTACcctcagatgccagaagagggtgtcagatctcctggaactagagttacaaatggttgtcagctgccatgtgggtattggaaattgaatccaggtcctcctgaaaagaagccagtgcttttaactgctgagctctcacTCCAGCCCACAAATTCATTTAATATGGCTattaacatttattcattcagcaaatataGACATACACCTCTTAGGAATGTTTTGGTCAATGACAAACCACATACTTGGAAGTCCTGTTAGGACTATAATGGAGtagaaaatggctcagtggttaagagcacttgctgctcttccagagaacctgggtttgattcccatcacccacatggcaactacAACTGTTTGTAATCAAGTACCAGTGGATCCAAtgcccaatgccctcttctgacctccataggtaccaggaatgcacatggtatacagacaaacactcataaaataaaaataaatctttcaaaaaaaattttctttgccAGTGTAGTGCATTGTGTATACTTACATTTTTTGGCGAAGCTGATGTATGTAAACCTACTGAGATgaaatttgtataaaatatagcGCAAGTGATTATGTACAGTATATAACACTGATAATAACttactgattttttgtttgttttatttttggttttttgagacaagatttctctgtgtaacagcccttgctgtcctggaacttgctttgtagaccaggctgatctcaggtGATCTTAgtgagatccaccttcctctgcctcctgagtgctgggattaaaagcgtgcatcaccacgcctggcttgttAGTGATTTTTATATTTAGTATAGTCTAATTATATAAAAGTTTTCTGTAAAAGAGCATGCTCTCTTATACCTGCCATAGCCTTGCATACTTCCTGTTTATATACAGACAAAGCTAAGTTAGCAGAGATTAGCTAAATAACATTCTATGAGAGCACACAGAGTATTATTCTAGATGGTTCCAGTTTTTCACTAAACTAGGAAGCATTATCATCAGCTTTAAGGTATTTGAATTATCTGAGgtctgagggaaaggaaggagctcAAACagatgaggaaaggaaaaaaagatgaaaattaatGTAAGTTTCGGATGGTATTAGACTTGAATAAAAAGGAGCAATGACTGTATGCTCTCTTCCAGCCAAATGTAGCCAAAGCTCCAAATGAAGGAAAAGCTTGGTTTAttttaccttaattttttttattttcattttattcatggaGAGGAACaggcatatatacataatacacacacaaatatatatatacatgtatatatgtatgtatgtgtgtgtgtatatatatatatatatatatatattaattaatttatttatttattgggatgGAAGACAACTTGCAAGAGCCAGTTCTCActttctactatgtgggttccaggtccTTAGTGGCAAGTAGCTCCACAACAAAATCTGATATAAACTCTATGGACCAACACCAAAATGCACCAATTGTATCTTTTGACTGAATTGTATTTAGGTTCTTGAGGATAAGAGCCAATCATCAAGAATAccaaaaacatttcaaagaaaaggCAATTCTACTGGATAGATACAGGAAACATCACTTCACAGACCTGTTCCATATCTTAATGGACTCAGCTGCAGCTGAAAGCACAGCTATATTATCCGAGCTGAAGGACAAAGTGCGCACATCACTGCGATGGCCTCCAATGGTGATCCTGCTTGTCCTGACAGGCTGAGGGGTCGGCAAGGATGCATTGAGAGAATATAATTCCACCAGGTTGTTCTGCAGCAGGAAGACTGCCTTTAACTCTCCTTGAGGTGAATGAATCAGGTCAAAGGATCTGCATGGGAAAGTCATCACAAACATTCCAGCTACTGTCTTGACTCATGAAGTCAACATTAACTCATGAAGTCAACATTTTTCTAAGAAAAGCCTAGTGATGTCAATCTATAGTTTAACCATGTATATAGAATTTTAGATATAATACTGTTCTGGGTATTGAGCAGCAGTTGAGCATAggcttaaaagatttttattacttttatttatttgagtgtgtatgtgtgtatatatacatgtatatggacCACAACTAGAGTGTGGGGGTtaaaggacaacttgaaggaatcatcagttctctccttctacagtatgggtcccagggaccaaAGACAGGctgccaggcatggcagcaacaTGTTTCTTTACATCTGTTGAACCATCTCAGAAACCACAAGCATaggattttaaagtaaaaaaaagcaataaataaataagtaaataaataaaatctggtctcagctcttagttttgacacattttgtttctgtgttgtgTTGTAGTTGTGTGTAAGATTTAAAATACTTTCTGAACAAAGaataacatttttcttaattggCAGCctgaaagaatcaataaaaaaaaataaaaaaatgggcaTGTGGGCTTGTGAGTGTGACATGATCACCACCTTCAAATGTAATTCACACACATGTTGGCAAATACCATGACAGTGCCAGGACACTTGGTAGCTTATTACTCTATAATACTTAAGACACTAAATCTTCCTTACTTGATCTTGGAAGAAGTCTTGATATTGGCCACCCGATGGATCTCATCCTGCAGTGTCATTGAGACACTAGTTTCAGGGTCCTCCTCCCCACTGGCAGAGTTCAATCTAGGAAGGGAAACACACCTAAAGTATCACCTATCGATTTTCCAGGAGCATCCTCACTCTTACCACTCGCATTCTGGGACAAACAAGTGGATGATTCTTGGGGAGTGGCCTGGCCACCAGGGTCACCTCGAGAGCTGAGCAGACTACAGTGTACTAATCACCCTTAATAAACAGACTGGGAATAAAACAGGCCCATGACATCTCCTGCAATTATTTGTCACCCAAGTCACTGCACTGAAGTGTTCCTGGTGGACTTCTCTAGCTAACTCTAGAACTTTCTCAACAAGTCTCTAGCCTGCAATTAGTTGGACTTTGTCATGTGAGCTAGAACACATCTAAAAACATTTGCTatcatatgattttaaaaatcactctTAAATTTGATAAATCACCCATtaaagaattttttctttctttttttttttttttccagctatgtttgtgtggaggccagacacCCATGTAGGATGTCTGTCTTCCTCAACCATGCTCCACTTTAAGACAGTATCTTTTAGAGAACCTTGAGTCCTCTGCTTCTTGCTGGGAGCTGCTAGTAGCaatggctttaccagaggccacaaGAAAATACAGCAGAGGACAACTGATATTCAACAAGTTGACCTATCAGATGGATAATTCTGATGGGAGCCCCACGTGGCAAAGACCATAGGGGTCATTGACTCTGAAtccatttgtttctgtctgtaattttcctCATGTGCCACTTCATTTCTTCACTAAAAACTGCTCTGGGTGttttcccactgcttgtgtgCTTATCTCATGTACATATTCCATCTATTAGGCACACATACAGCTGtagatggtcaggaagatgatttctgcttaagctatataattctgatgaatagaaataatactaggatatttttctttattcagatCGACATAGGAAAGTCACAAACacagccttttacacatttaGCTAGAgctcagaacaaattcaaaacagactagctgcCCCTGAAGATAAAATACACAAGGACAAGTTCCCAGGTGTTTATTGCTGAATCAAGGTCAGACTTGAAGCAACTTTGTTAACTTACTTTCTGCACGCACTCCtaaccactcaaggttcagccaaatAACTGTTTATTGCTTACGTCCTGGGTTTCAATATTACTTTCTATCTAGGAACCCTGACCACTTAGAGCTACGTGAATGGCCAAGCattactcactggccagtcagtgtgacctccctagcctgagagaaactgtgACTTATTATTgtgtgttatgagaatgggtcagcccctgaaaatgtaacatataattgtccagagtttggctatTGAAGAGTGTGTGTTCAAAGGGAAATGTAGCTGGGAATGCAGAGAGAGCTGAGGAGAGACGATGAATAGTGAAGTAGAGGAGAGAACTGTGTGAGACAGCTGCTGCTATGTAGGTGACAGAGCTATATGAAAGAGACG is part of the Peromyscus eremicus chromosome 6, PerEre_H2_v1, whole genome shotgun sequence genome and encodes:
- the Wdr3 gene encoding WD repeat-containing protein 3 yields the protein MGLTKQYLRYVPSAVFGLIGSQKGNIVFVTLRGEKGRYVAAPACEHVFIWDLRKGEKILILQGLKQEVTCLCPSPDGLHLAVGYEDGSIRIFSLLSGEGNITFNGHKAAVTSLKYDQLGGRLASGSKDTDVIIWDVINESGLYRLKGHKDAVTQALFLRERNLLVTSGKDTMVKWWDLDNQHCFKTMVGHRTEVWGLVLVSEEKRLITGAADSELRAWDIAYLQEIDDPEEPEPKKIKQCSGIQDTPEAEDGTPETDEASQDRILSCRKAGSIMREGRDRVVNLAVDKTGRILACHGTDSVLEVFCILSKAEVQKKMDKKLKKARKKAKLNSASGEEDPETSVSMTLQDEIHRVANIKTSSKIKSFDLIHSPQGELKAVFLLQNNLVELYSLNASLPTPQPVRTSRITIGGHRSDVRTLSFSSDNIAVLSAAAESIKIWNRSTLQCIRTMPCEYALCSFFVPGDRQVVIGTKMGNLQLFDLASGNLLETIAAHAGALWSMSLSPDQRGFVTGGADKAVKFWDFELVTDKNSTQKRLSVKQTRTLQLDEDVLCVSYSPNQKLLAVSLLDCTVKIFYVDTLKFFLSLYGHKLPVICMDISHDGALIATGSADRNVKIWGLDFGDCHRSLFAHDDSVMYLRFVPKSHLFFTAGKDRKIKQWDADKFEHIQTLEGHHQEIWCLAVSPSGDYVVSASHDKSLRLWERTREPLILEEEREMQREAEYEESVAKEDQPAVPGETQGDSYFTGKKTIETVKAAERIMEAIELYREETAKMKEHKAICRAAGKEVPLPVNPILMAHGNISPSSYVLETFKGVKSSELEEALLVLPFSYVPDILKLLNEFIQMGSDIELLCRCLFFLLRIHFGQITSNQMLVPVIEKLKETTISKVRQVQDVIGFNMAGLDYLKRECEAKSEVMFFAEATSHLEEKKRKRKNRKKMILTLT